From Halapricum desulfuricans, a single genomic window includes:
- the acs gene encoding acetate--CoA ligase alpha subunit, with product MGNLETLFSPERVAVIGATESEGAVGRSVMENLLDGYEGDVVPINPNADKVLGLEAYDSITDVAGIDLAIVVVPPQIVNGVLEEAGEAGVRDVAVITAGFGESGSEGAAREQEMQEIAEKYDMNLVGPNCLGVISTPVGMNATFTTKSALEGSISFMSQSGAFISAVLDWSSDHNIGFKDVVSLGNKAVLDEGDFIEHWGDDSSTDVILGYLEDIENGREFIESARKVTQDTPIVVVKSGRTEAGASAASSHTGAIAGSERAYEAGLQQAGVIRAESVQELFDYASILEGQPLPDNDEIAIVTNAGGPGVMSTDAVGDSGLQMASFTDETLESLEESMPEEANIFNPVDVLGDAPADRYEQALDIVLEDPNVGSAIVVASPQSIDFRDLAEVIAEKQQEYGAPIAASLMGGETARNAKDIIDEVGVPTYFDPARGVKSLDALREYSEIKTTDYGVASDFDVDRERAREILERTKERETNKLGIEAMDLLDAYGIPTPDSAIVTDKQAAVEAAKEIEGNVVMKIVSPDILHKSDIGGVEVNVAVEEVASTYDDIISRARNYQPDANILGVQVQEMADLDAGTETIVGMNRDPQFGPLVMFGLGGIFVEVLEDATFRVAPVSEDEASDMIDEIDSAPLLRGARGRDPVDENGVIETIQRISQLVTDFPQILELDINPLVATPDGVEAVDIRATIDHEEL from the coding sequence ATGGGTAACCTAGAAACGCTGTTTTCACCGGAACGTGTGGCCGTGATCGGTGCGACAGAGAGCGAAGGGGCCGTCGGACGCTCCGTGATGGAGAACCTTCTTGATGGATACGAAGGCGATGTCGTCCCGATCAACCCGAACGCCGACAAGGTACTCGGTCTCGAAGCCTACGATAGTATCACTGATGTTGCCGGGATCGACCTCGCTATTGTCGTCGTCCCGCCACAGATCGTCAACGGCGTGCTCGAGGAAGCCGGGGAAGCCGGTGTCCGGGACGTCGCCGTGATCACTGCCGGATTCGGCGAGTCCGGGAGCGAAGGGGCTGCCCGCGAGCAGGAGATGCAGGAGATCGCCGAGAAGTACGACATGAACCTCGTCGGTCCGAACTGTCTCGGCGTCATCTCGACGCCCGTCGGTATGAACGCCACGTTCACCACCAAGTCCGCACTCGAAGGCTCGATCTCCTTTATGAGCCAGTCGGGTGCGTTCATTTCTGCTGTTCTCGACTGGTCGAGCGACCACAACATCGGATTTAAAGACGTCGTCTCGCTCGGTAACAAGGCCGTCCTCGACGAGGGCGATTTCATCGAGCACTGGGGAGACGATTCCAGTACCGATGTCATTCTCGGCTATCTGGAGGACATCGAGAACGGCCGGGAGTTCATCGAGTCCGCCCGCAAGGTGACACAGGACACGCCGATCGTCGTCGTCAAGTCCGGCCGCACCGAAGCCGGCGCTTCGGCTGCGTCCTCTCACACCGGTGCGATCGCCGGCAGCGAACGCGCCTACGAGGCGGGTCTCCAGCAGGCGGGCGTCATCCGTGCCGAAAGCGTCCAGGAGCTGTTCGATTACGCCTCGATCCTGGAGGGCCAGCCCCTGCCCGACAACGACGAAATCGCCATCGTGACCAACGCCGGCGGTCCGGGCGTGATGTCGACCGACGCGGTTGGCGATTCGGGTCTGCAGATGGCATCGTTCACCGACGAGACCCTCGAATCCCTCGAGGAGTCGATGCCCGAAGAGGCCAACATCTTCAACCCCGTGGACGTGCTCGGTGACGCGCCGGCCGACCGGTACGAGCAGGCGCTCGACATCGTGCTCGAGGACCCGAATGTCGGTTCGGCGATCGTCGTTGCTTCACCCCAGTCGATCGACTTCCGGGATCTCGCGGAGGTCATCGCCGAGAAACAGCAGGAGTACGGCGCCCCGATCGCCGCCAGCCTGATGGGTGGCGAAACTGCTCGCAACGCCAAAGACATCATCGACGAGGTCGGCGTCCCGACCTATTTCGATCCCGCTCGCGGCGTCAAGAGCCTCGACGCACTGCGGGAGTACAGCGAGATCAAGACGACCGACTACGGTGTTGCCTCCGACTTCGACGTCGACCGCGAACGCGCTCGCGAGATCCTCGAACGGACCAAAGAGCGCGAGACGAACAAACTCGGCATCGAGGCGATGGATCTGCTCGACGCCTACGGAATCCCCACGCCAGACAGCGCTATCGTCACGGACAAGCAGGCTGCCGTCGAGGCCGCCAAGGAGATCGAGGGCAACGTCGTCATGAAGATCGTCAGCCCGGACATCCTCCACAAGTCCGACATCGGTGGCGTCGAGGTCAACGTCGCCGTAGAGGAGGTCGCATCGACCTACGACGACATCATCAGCCGGGCGCGCAACTATCAGCCCGACGCCAATATCCTGGGCGTACAGGTCCAGGAGATGGCGGATCTCGACGCCGGTACGGAGACGATCGTCGGGATGAACCGCGACCCGCAGTTCGGACCGCTCGTCATGTTCGGTCTCGGCGGAATCTTCGTCGAAGTCCTGGAGGACGCGACCTTCCGGGTCGCGCCTGTCAGCGAGGACGAAGCCAGCGATATGATCGACGAGATCGACTCGGCACCGCTGCTGCGCGGGGCCCGCGGTCGGGACCCCGTCGACGAGAACGGCGTCATCGAGACGATCCAG
- the dacZ gene encoding diadenylate cyclase DacZ — translation MTAVGTFLDAFADDVEGICLFSPSSSLYSTFADADEPVVVIGAENTVDADVFVELPLEFRDPTERIRFGVEGALGQDELDEEMELLCVLGSFGDDMDTVMRVRAGDFSDSGVYDLFANSRADPSVVRNVLEVSVELGKKGQKGKPVGALFVVGDAGKVMNKSRPLSYNPFEKSHVHVGDPIVNVMLKEFSRLDGAFVISDSGKIVSAYRYLEPSAAGVDIPKGLGARHMAAGAVTRDTNAIAIVLSESDGLVRAFKSGELILELDPEDY, via the coding sequence ATGACCGCTGTCGGAACCTTCCTCGATGCGTTCGCGGACGACGTCGAGGGTATCTGTCTGTTCTCGCCGAGTTCGTCGCTGTACAGCACGTTCGCCGACGCGGACGAGCCAGTCGTGGTGATCGGGGCCGAAAACACCGTCGACGCCGACGTGTTCGTCGAGCTACCACTGGAGTTTCGGGACCCCACCGAACGAATCCGGTTCGGCGTCGAGGGTGCGCTCGGACAGGACGAACTCGACGAAGAGATGGAGCTGTTGTGCGTTCTGGGGAGCTTCGGCGACGACATGGACACTGTGATGCGTGTCCGTGCGGGCGATTTCTCCGACTCGGGTGTCTACGACCTGTTTGCGAACTCGCGGGCCGACCCGTCAGTGGTGCGCAACGTCCTCGAAGTCTCAGTCGAACTCGGAAAGAAGGGACAGAAGGGCAAGCCGGTCGGGGCACTGTTCGTCGTCGGCGACGCGGGGAAAGTGATGAACAAGTCACGGCCGCTCAGTTACAATCCCTTCGAGAAATCGCACGTCCACGTCGGCGACCCGATCGTCAACGTCATGCTCAAGGAGTTCTCGCGGCTCGACGGCGCGTTCGTGATCTCGGACTCGGGAAAGATCGTCTCCGCCTACCGGTATCTCGAACCCTCCGCCGCAGGCGTGGACATCCCGAAGGGACTGGGAGCCCGACACATGGCCGCTGGGGCGGTCACCCGCGATACGAACGCTATCGCGATCGTGCTCAGCGAGAGCGACGGACTCGTCCGGGCGTTCAAAAGCGGTGAGCTGATCCTGGAACTCGATCCGGAGGACTACTGA
- a CDS encoding mechanosensitive ion channel domain-containing protein has protein sequence MILAQVDLPALIRSLFSERGAVAVAVLTLFVGAVAGYLVWRGTTNFLRRQGVDDAVEGTLFERTVNNLGLSTVGILSQLAALAVYLLSVILALNVTQLVDTEFFWIRFTTLLPRLFVAALAVILGLVVGDKAKLVVSDRLKSIKLPEVSLIPELVKYSIFYIAALIALGQLGVTTAALLVLLAVYAFGLVFLGGLAFKDLLAAGAAGVYLLLSQPYGIGDEVEIDGTRGIVQEINVFVTHVESDDVEHIIPNQRVFKRGIVRIRQ, from the coding sequence ATGATACTCGCGCAGGTCGACCTCCCGGCGCTGATCAGATCGCTCTTCTCGGAACGGGGCGCGGTCGCGGTCGCAGTGCTGACACTGTTTGTCGGGGCCGTGGCCGGTTATCTCGTCTGGCGCGGCACGACGAACTTCCTGCGCCGACAGGGTGTCGACGACGCCGTCGAAGGGACCTTGTTCGAGCGGACAGTCAACAACCTGGGCCTTTCGACGGTCGGAATTCTCTCGCAGCTGGCGGCGCTGGCCGTGTATCTCCTCAGTGTCATTCTCGCGCTGAACGTCACCCAGTTGGTCGACACCGAGTTCTTCTGGATTCGATTCACGACGCTGCTCCCGCGGCTGTTCGTCGCCGCCCTGGCCGTCATCCTCGGCCTCGTCGTCGGCGATAAGGCCAAACTCGTCGTCAGCGACCGGCTCAAGAGCATCAAGCTCCCCGAGGTATCGCTCATTCCGGAACTCGTCAAGTACAGTATCTTCTACATCGCCGCGCTCATCGCGCTCGGGCAACTGGGCGTGACTACGGCCGCCCTGCTCGTGTTGCTGGCCGTCTACGCGTTCGGTCTCGTCTTTCTCGGCGGACTCGCGTTCAAAGATCTGCTCGCCGCCGGTGCTGCCGGTGTCTATCTGCTGCTCTCCCAGCCCTATGGCATCGGCGACGAGGTGGAGATCGACGGCACGCGCGGAATCGTCCAGGAGATCAACGTCTTCGTCACGCACGTCGAGAGCGACGACGTCGAGCACATCATCCCGAACCAGCGGGTGTTCAAGCGCGGGATCGTCCGTATTCGTCAGTAG
- the dhaK gene encoding dihydroxyacetone kinase subunit DhaK, whose translation MKKLINDPEDVVDEMLDGMEAAYPDRLRRLDGTNVMVRSDAPVDGKVAVVSGGGSGHEPTHAGYIGDGMLDGAAAGEVFTSPTADELSEMLQATDSGEGVLCVVKNYEGDVMNFETAAEMAEMEGVEDVEQVVVNDDVAVEDSLYTSGRRGVAGTILVHKVAGAAAHRGEDLEEVARLAEKMIDNVRTMGTALTSCVTPEKGEPTFDLGEDEIELGIGIHGEPGTERVDMMPADDIAEELTGEVLDDLDPDEGDEVVTIVNGMGGTPLMELFVLNRKVQELMDEHGLEVWDPMVGDYMTSLDMMGASITVATVDDELKELLAYEADTPALKR comes from the coding sequence ATGAAGAAGTTGATCAACGATCCGGAAGACGTCGTAGACGAGATGCTAGACGGGATGGAGGCAGCCTATCCCGACCGACTACGCCGGCTCGACGGGACGAACGTGATGGTACGATCGGATGCACCGGTCGACGGGAAAGTCGCAGTTGTCAGCGGCGGCGGGTCGGGCCACGAACCGACACACGCGGGCTACATCGGTGACGGCATGCTCGACGGTGCGGCCGCAGGCGAAGTGTTCACGTCGCCGACGGCCGACGAGTTGAGCGAGATGCTCCAGGCGACCGACTCGGGCGAGGGCGTCCTCTGCGTAGTGAAAAACTACGAGGGCGACGTGATGAACTTCGAGACGGCCGCCGAGATGGCCGAGATGGAGGGCGTCGAGGACGTCGAACAGGTCGTCGTCAACGACGACGTCGCCGTCGAGGACTCGCTGTACACGTCCGGCCGGCGCGGCGTCGCCGGGACGATCCTCGTCCACAAGGTCGCGGGCGCAGCCGCCCACCGCGGTGAGGATCTCGAAGAGGTCGCACGGCTCGCCGAGAAGATGATCGACAACGTCCGGACGATGGGGACGGCCCTGACCTCCTGTGTCACGCCCGAGAAGGGCGAGCCGACCTTCGACCTCGGCGAAGACGAGATCGAACTCGGGATCGGGATTCACGGCGAACCCGGAACCGAACGGGTCGACATGATGCCAGCCGACGACATCGCCGAAGAGTTGACTGGTGAGGTGCTTGACGACCTCGACCCCGACGAGGGTGACGAGGTCGTCACGATCGTCAACGGCATGGGAGGGACGCCGCTGATGGAACTGTTCGTGCTCAACCGCAAGGTCCAGGAACTGATGGACGAGCACGGCCTGGAGGTCTGGGACCCCATGGTCGGCGATTACATGACCTCTCTGGACATGATGGGCGCGTCGATCACGGTCGCGACTGTCGACGACGAACTCAAGGAGTTGCTCGCCTACGAGGCCGATACCCCGGCGCTCAAGCGCTGA
- a CDS encoding FAD-dependent oxidoreductase, translating to MSETFLIVGGDAAGMSAASKAKRDDPDREVVVLERGEWVSYGACGLPYYVKGEISDLEDLVAVTPERFIDERDIDLRMGHEATAIDTDERIVTVESDAETYEQSYDDLLISTGARALEPLIDGLDLEGVFTLHSMDAGREIKSYVENEDLDRVAVIGGGYVGIEMAEAFEAHDLDVALFEMLPQVLPTFGESVGEAVGDELREQGVDLRLSTQVDRLVGDGTVEAVETDDDSVPVDAVLVGAGVVPNAEIADDAGIELGETGAIATDEYGRTNVEDVYAAGDVAEMTHTVTGEPDHVPLALTANRAGRAIGQTVTGTETPVGEIAGTAVVKAFDLAAARTGITDEQRANEAGFDPVSVTIDAPSRAHYYPGGDKLELTMVADRETEQVLGASIVGREGVAKRIDTVATALHEGLTVEDVEYLDLAYAPPFSPTWDPVLTTAKVLNGKLG from the coding sequence ATGAGTGAGACGTTTCTGATCGTCGGCGGCGACGCGGCGGGGATGAGCGCGGCAAGCAAGGCCAAGCGCGACGATCCCGACCGCGAGGTCGTCGTCCTCGAACGCGGCGAGTGGGTCTCGTATGGGGCCTGTGGCCTGCCCTACTACGTCAAGGGAGAGATATCGGACCTCGAGGACCTGGTGGCGGTCACGCCCGAGCGGTTCATCGACGAGCGGGACATCGACCTGCGGATGGGCCACGAAGCGACGGCGATCGACACCGACGAGCGGATCGTCACCGTCGAGAGCGACGCGGAGACCTACGAACAGTCCTACGATGACCTGCTGATCTCGACCGGGGCGCGGGCGCTGGAACCGCTGATCGACGGACTGGATCTCGAAGGCGTGTTCACGCTCCACAGCATGGACGCCGGCCGGGAGATCAAGTCCTACGTCGAGAACGAGGACCTCGACCGGGTGGCAGTTATCGGCGGTGGCTACGTCGGCATCGAGATGGCCGAGGCATTCGAGGCCCACGATCTGGACGTGGCGCTGTTCGAGATGCTCCCGCAGGTTCTGCCCACCTTCGGCGAGAGCGTCGGCGAGGCCGTCGGCGACGAACTGCGCGAGCAGGGCGTCGATCTCCGCCTCTCGACACAGGTCGATCGCCTGGTCGGCGACGGAACGGTCGAGGCCGTCGAAACCGACGACGATTCGGTCCCAGTCGATGCGGTACTCGTCGGGGCAGGCGTCGTGCCCAACGCCGAAATCGCCGACGACGCGGGGATCGAACTGGGCGAGACGGGCGCGATCGCGACCGACGAATACGGGCGGACGAACGTCGAGGACGTCTACGCTGCCGGTGACGTCGCGGAGATGACCCACACGGTGACCGGCGAGCCCGACCACGTGCCGCTGGCGCTGACGGCCAACCGCGCCGGCCGGGCCATCGGTCAGACCGTCACCGGAACGGAGACGCCAGTGGGAGAGATCGCCGGGACAGCCGTCGTCAAAGCGTTCGACCTCGCGGCCGCTCGAACCGGGATCACCGACGAGCAGCGGGCCAACGAAGCCGGGTTCGACCCCGTGTCAGTGACGATCGACGCCCCGTCACGGGCTCACTACTATCCGGGCGGTGACAAGCTGGAACTGACGATGGTTGCCGACCGGGAGACCGAGCAGGTGCTGGGCGCGAGTATCGTCGGCCGGGAGGGCGTCGCAAAGCGGATCGACACCGTCGCGACAGCGCTGCACGAGGGGCTGACTGTCGAGGACGTCGAGTATCTCGATCTGGCTTACGCTCCGCCCTTCAGCCCAACCTGGGATCCGGTGTTGACGACGGCGAAGGTGCTGAACGGGAAATTGGGGTAG
- a CDS encoding glycosyltransferase family 2 protein, which yields MNDVTVVIPAYNEAGRVGQVVEELIEDYDVLVVDDGSTDGTVAEAGDAGARVVEQPTNRGYIAALKRGFREADTETVVTYDADGEHRPADVARVAEPIDTHDLDLVLGARSHVPRPSERFLNALTRLKVPVSDSGTGLRALRRELAVELALDTTCTCGTLVLEATAKGARIGEVPIETREIAKPRGIAWGHGRQLLHVLRHLRKI from the coding sequence ATGAACGACGTAACCGTCGTCATCCCGGCGTACAACGAAGCCGGTCGCGTGGGACAGGTCGTCGAGGAACTGATCGAGGACTACGACGTGCTGGTCGTCGACGACGGTTCGACCGACGGGACGGTCGCCGAAGCCGGAGACGCCGGCGCACGGGTCGTCGAGCAACCGACGAACCGGGGATACATCGCGGCGCTCAAACGAGGGTTCCGCGAGGCCGACACTGAGACCGTCGTCACCTACGACGCCGACGGCGAGCACCGGCCGGCGGATGTCGCACGGGTCGCCGAACCGATCGACACCCACGATCTGGATCTGGTACTGGGTGCACGATCACACGTGCCGCGCCCGTCCGAGCGCTTTCTCAACGCTCTCACCCGGCTCAAAGTGCCCGTCAGCGACTCGGGGACGGGATTGCGAGCGCTCCGGCGTGAGCTAGCGGTCGAACTGGCGTTGGATACGACCTGTACCTGTGGGACGCTCGTTCTGGAAGCGACCGCGAAGGGCGCGCGGATCGGCGAGGTGCCGATCGAGACCCGCGAGATAGCGAAGCCACGCGGGATCGCGTGGGGCCACGGCCGGCAACTGCTGCACGTGTTACGGCATCTCCGAAAGATCTGA
- a CDS encoding CheF family chemotaxis protein: protein MSEGEHKLYDERGQFMQAVKDGREIRDADWTTCRVVLTTDRVVLIGDEKRSVTIDALEQVNDRFDVNQAAAVEGSYTALKTEGTVFLVTTPDQGAFETALYKASLNNGILLVQHPAVEGGVIQDVEWTKAKVKISEEAIRLAVADGQKVTIDRNDIGDVDTDERTIDGQDRTVYEVEHTEDDRSVETHLTGEPHHTAVMGALLEEGVERHRANLDLDGVEKQVIMALHTGVSPFDIPEFVDRDVERVEEIFDRLIEYDVIEVERERTEVALTPEGRQVAGETIGDG, encoded by the coding sequence ATGAGCGAGGGCGAACACAAACTCTACGACGAGCGCGGGCAGTTCATGCAGGCCGTCAAGGACGGCCGCGAGATCCGCGACGCCGACTGGACGACCTGTCGCGTGGTCCTGACGACCGACCGGGTCGTGTTGATCGGCGACGAGAAGCGCTCGGTCACGATCGACGCGCTCGAACAGGTCAACGACCGATTCGACGTAAACCAGGCCGCGGCCGTCGAGGGGAGCTATACCGCCCTCAAAACGGAGGGGACGGTCTTTCTCGTCACGACGCCCGATCAGGGTGCGTTCGAGACGGCACTGTACAAGGCCTCGCTCAACAACGGCATCCTGCTCGTCCAGCATCCGGCCGTCGAGGGCGGCGTGATTCAGGACGTCGAGTGGACCAAAGCGAAAGTGAAGATCTCCGAAGAGGCGATCCGTCTCGCGGTGGCCGACGGACAGAAAGTCACGATCGACCGAAACGACATCGGCGACGTAGACACCGACGAGCGGACGATCGACGGCCAGGACCGAACCGTCTACGAGGTCGAACACACCGAGGACGACCGCAGCGTCGAGACGCACCTGACCGGCGAGCCCCACCACACCGCCGTCATGGGTGCGTTACTCGAGGAGGGAGTCGAGCGCCACCGGGCGAACCTAGATCTCGACGGCGTGGAAAAACAGGTCATCATGGCCTTGCACACGGGCGTCTCACCGTTCGACATTCCCGAATTCGTCGATCGGGACGTCGAGCGGGTCGAGGAGATATTCGACCGACTGATCGAATACGACGTCATCGAAGTCGAGCGCGAGCGGACCGAGGTCGCGCTGACACCGGAGGGGAGGCAGGTCGCCGGCGAGACGATCGGCGACGGGTGA
- a CDS encoding DUF7521 family protein, protein MYGSTSLLVAAETVIFVCSGMLASLSYRAYRRRQSRALGALFGGMAFVAVGALLGGALISLNVAQAVHAASVSATFVAIGLLIVTYSMYVGRQSPPSPR, encoded by the coding sequence ATGTACGGAAGTACGTCGCTCCTCGTCGCGGCCGAGACGGTCATTTTCGTCTGTAGCGGGATGCTCGCCTCCCTCTCCTATCGTGCGTACCGGCGTCGGCAGTCGCGTGCGCTCGGTGCGTTGTTCGGGGGGATGGCGTTCGTGGCTGTCGGCGCACTCTTGGGTGGAGCACTCATCAGTCTCAACGTCGCACAGGCCGTCCACGCAGCCAGCGTGAGTGCTACGTTCGTCGCGATCGGTCTGCTGATCGTCACGTATTCGATGTACGTCGGTCGCCAGTCGCCCCCGTCACCCCGGTAA
- a CDS encoding DUF7521 family protein: MSPHTYTLPPTAIAFKTLTLILGGLITYFSYRAYKRTRAPSLRALAIGFGLVTTGSLLAGVSNLLLNRFIDVPIYVSLTIESGLTMIGFGVIVYSLYTQK, encoded by the coding sequence ATGAGTCCACACACGTATACGCTCCCGCCAACCGCCATCGCATTCAAGACGCTGACGCTGATCCTCGGGGGCCTCATCACGTACTTCTCGTACCGTGCGTACAAACGAACTCGGGCGCCGTCGCTGCGAGCGCTCGCGATCGGCTTCGGGCTCGTCACGACTGGATCGTTACTGGCAGGCGTCTCGAATCTCCTGTTGAACCGGTTTATCGACGTCCCGATCTACGTGAGCCTGACGATAGAAAGTGGACTCACGATGATCGGGTTCGGCGTGATTGTCTACTCGCTGTACACGCAGAAGTGA
- a CDS encoding transcriptional regulator: MVRDPFADEDAPDLQDVLDALDDPECRAIISELDEPMTASEISDASDIPLSTTYRKLELLTEASLLSEGVEIRPDGQHASTYELDFKEVIIGVTDDQEFDVSIARRARTADERLENLWSEVRKET, from the coding sequence ATGGTCCGTGACCCGTTCGCGGACGAGGACGCTCCTGACCTCCAGGACGTGCTCGATGCACTCGACGACCCCGAATGCCGGGCGATCATCAGTGAGCTCGACGAACCGATGACCGCAAGCGAGATCTCCGATGCGAGTGACATCCCGCTGTCGACGACCTATCGGAAACTCGAATTGCTGACCGAGGCATCACTGCTCAGTGAGGGTGTCGAAATCCGTCCCGACGGTCAGCACGCGAGCACGTACGAGCTCGACTTCAAGGAGGTCATCATCGGGGTGACGGACGATCAGGAGTTCGACGTCTCGATCGCCCGCCGTGCGCGGACGGCCGACGAGCGCCTGGAGAACCTCTGGTCGGAGGTGCGCAAAGAAACATGA
- a CDS encoding type IV pilin → MHDSSPRADRRAVSELASAVVLIVIVIGIVTAIGSSVLFLENEQSGPQAQFSFDYNEDRQYILIEHDGGDTFAAGNLSVQGPDDASARWSELASVSESTTVGPDSVPVRVGETGAYGEPVGSQDSLRIVYIDPESGDATVLDTWNGTSGI, encoded by the coding sequence ATGCACGACTCCAGTCCGAGGGCGGACCGGCGCGCCGTCTCGGAACTCGCCAGTGCCGTCGTGCTGATCGTGATCGTCATCGGGATAGTAACTGCGATCGGATCGAGCGTCCTCTTTCTGGAGAACGAGCAGTCCGGCCCCCAGGCACAGTTCAGCTTCGATTACAACGAGGACCGCCAGTACATTCTCATCGAACACGACGGCGGAGACACGTTCGCAGCCGGAAACCTCTCGGTTCAGGGACCGGACGACGCGTCCGCACGCTGGTCGGAGCTTGCGAGCGTCAGCGAATCGACGACGGTCGGCCCCGACTCGGTTCCGGTCCGAGTCGGCGAAACCGGCGCGTACGGTGAGCCTGTCGGCTCCCAGGATTCCCTGCGGATCGTCTACATCGACCCGGAATCCGGCGATGCAACTGTCCTCGACACCTGGAACGGGACGAGCGGTATCTAG
- a CDS encoding RtcB family protein, giving the protein MTTYDAGDITLQKIREYVWEIPREGEMNVPARVLASESLLEEISDDRTLEQLKNTTHLPGIRKYAVCMPDGHQGYGFPVGGVAGIDAENGCISPGAVGYDINCGVRMIRTNMAYSDVEGREEELVDALFDAIPSGLGGGGIFEGSRDDIDEILADGVEWALREGYAVPEDLAHCEDEGKRPDADPDAVSQKAKDRGKAQVGSLGSGNHFLEVQRVTDIFDEDVAAEFGLREEQIVVLIHCGSRGLGHQICTDYLREIEQAHQGLLNRLPDKELAAAPAGSHLAEEYYGAMCAAINFAWVNRQLITHQARAVFEDVFDRSWDDMGMELLYDVAHNIAKKETHTVDGEDVELYVHRKGATRAFPAGRPELPPAYADVGQPIIIPGSMGAGSYVLRGGERSLEETFGSTAHGAGRLMSRTEAKNTYWGEDVQDELRDQQHVYVKANSGATVAEEAPGVYKDVDEVVNVSDALGIGDKVARTYPVCNIKG; this is encoded by the coding sequence ATGACCACCTACGACGCCGGCGACATCACCCTGCAGAAGATCCGTGAGTACGTCTGGGAGATCCCGAGGGAAGGGGAGATGAACGTCCCCGCTCGTGTGCTCGCCAGCGAATCGCTCCTCGAGGAGATCAGTGACGACAGGACCCTCGAACAACTCAAGAACACGACACACCTGCCCGGCATCCGGAAGTACGCCGTCTGTATGCCCGACGGTCACCAGGGCTACGGCTTCCCCGTCGGCGGCGTCGCCGGAATCGACGCCGAGAACGGCTGTATCTCGCCGGGAGCTGTCGGATATGATATAAATTGCGGCGTCAGAATGATTCGGACGAATATGGCCTATAGCGACGTCGAAGGGCGAGAAGAGGAACTCGTCGACGCACTATTTGACGCTATTCCGTCAGGTCTCGGTGGCGGCGGGATTTTCGAGGGCTCCCGAGACGATATCGACGAGATCCTGGCGGACGGCGTCGAGTGGGCGTTACGGGAGGGATATGCCGTCCCCGAAGACCTCGCCCATTGCGAGGACGAGGGCAAGCGGCCGGATGCCGATCCCGATGCAGTCTCACAGAAGGCCAAGGACCGCGGCAAAGCACAGGTGGGCTCGCTCGGTTCGGGGAACCACTTCCTGGAGGTCCAGCGAGTGACCGATATTTTCGACGAAGACGTCGCCGCGGAGTTCGGCCTTCGGGAGGAGCAGATCGTCGTGTTGATTCACTGTGGCTCGCGGGGGCTGGGTCACCAGATCTGTACGGATTACCTCCGGGAGATCGAACAGGCGCATCAAGGCCTGTTGAACCGACTGCCCGACAAGGAACTGGCGGCCGCGCCGGCGGGGTCACACCTGGCCGAGGAGTACTACGGGGCGATGTGTGCGGCGATCAACTTCGCGTGGGTCAATCGGCAGTTGATCACTCACCAGGCCCGAGCGGTCTTCGAGGACGTTTTCGACCGATCGTGGGATGACATGGGGATGGAGTTGCTGTACGACGTAGCACACAACATCGCCAAAAAGGAGACCCACACCGTCGATGGGGAGGACGTCGAGCTGTACGTCCACCGGAAGGGCGCGACGCGGGCGTTCCCGGCGGGTCGGCCGGAACTGCCGCCGGCTTACGCCGATGTGGGCCAGCCGATCATCATCCCGGGCAGTATGGGTGCGGGCAGCTACGTGCTTCGCGGGGGCGAGCGATCACTCGAAGAGACGTTCGGCTCGACCGCCCACGGCGCGGGACGGTTGATGTCCCGGACGGAAGCGAAAAACACCTACTGGGGCGAGGACGTCCAGGACGAACTCCGGGATCAACAGCACGTCTATGTTAAGGCAAACAGCGGTGCGACCGTCGCCGAGGAGGCCCCCGGCGTCTACAAGGATGTCGACGAGGTGGTGAACGTCTCGGACGCGCTGGGAATCGGGGACAAGGTCGCCCGGACATATCCTGTCTGTAATATCAAAGGCTAG